In Akkermansia muciniphila, one DNA window encodes the following:
- a CDS encoding energy-coupling factor transporter transmembrane component T family protein: MPLFTDASQQFRQMDRFSCGNTGIHRLDVRIKIGTFLVYQICVLSWPPQEITGLLPFFLFPVCVIRLAGLPLGYLLKRALWLLPVAVMIGIFNPLVDRTPMGEWFGIPVTQGMISFISIILRCMLTILGAFTLLASTGFAPLCRGLRQLGAPRILITLMAFLYRYAFILVDECQHMLMAFRSRRGSSGPIPLSTWGAMAGQLLLRTFGRAERIYQAVLCRGGEDPEFVSSRSVITGRGAAGGLLFCVLVILFRCFNITMLAGQCARSLIP, translated from the coding sequence ATGCCGCTTTTTACGGACGCCTCACAGCAATTCCGCCAAATGGACCGGTTTTCCTGCGGAAATACCGGCATTCACCGTCTGGACGTCCGCATTAAAATCGGAACTTTCCTCGTCTATCAAATCTGCGTTCTTTCCTGGCCTCCGCAGGAAATCACGGGGCTCCTGCCTTTCTTCCTGTTCCCGGTCTGCGTCATCCGCCTGGCGGGCCTTCCCCTGGGCTACCTTCTGAAACGCGCCCTGTGGCTGCTGCCCGTCGCCGTCATGATCGGCATCTTCAACCCTCTGGTGGACAGAACTCCCATGGGAGAATGGTTCGGCATCCCCGTCACGCAGGGCATGATTTCCTTCATCTCCATCATCCTGAGGTGCATGCTCACCATCCTGGGCGCCTTCACCCTGTTGGCCTCCACCGGCTTTGCGCCTCTCTGCCGCGGCCTGAGGCAGCTCGGCGCCCCGCGCATTCTTATCACGCTGATGGCCTTCCTGTACCGGTACGCCTTTATCCTGGTGGATGAATGCCAACATATGCTGATGGCCTTCCGTTCCCGGCGGGGAAGCTCCGGGCCCATCCCTCTTTCCACGTGGGGGGCTATGGCCGGACAGCTCCTGCTGCGGACATTCGGGCGGGCGGAACGCATTTACCAGGCCGTCCTGTGCAGAGGCGGGGAAGACCCTGAATTCGTCAGTTCCCGCAGCGTCATCACCGGACGCGGCGCAGCGGGAGGCCTTCTTTTCTGCGTTCTCGTCATTCTGTTCCGCTGTTTCAACATCACCATGCTCGCGGGCCAGTGCGCCCGCAGCCTCATCCCATGA
- a CDS encoding lipocalin family protein, with the protein MRFSFFLPALSLLAASCSMQPTPDSLSGSWIQPVPGQPGNVQGMRLLPDGRAVSINMHTLLYQSWQLDGNRLTLTGKSMGNGNSSLFTATSTIDSLSRNTLILDTDGTRETYTRMPDADGR; encoded by the coding sequence ATGAGATTTTCCTTCTTTCTCCCGGCCCTGTCCCTGCTGGCGGCATCCTGTTCCATGCAGCCCACTCCCGACAGCCTCTCCGGCTCCTGGATCCAACCCGTCCCCGGACAGCCCGGGAACGTGCAGGGAATGCGGCTCCTGCCGGACGGCAGGGCCGTCTCCATCAACATGCACACGCTTCTCTACCAAAGCTGGCAGCTGGACGGCAACCGCCTGACCCTGACAGGGAAAAGCATGGGAAACGGCAATTCCTCCCTCTTCACCGCTACCTCCACCATTGACAGCCTCAGCAGAAACACGCTGATTCTGGACACGGACGGAACCCGGGAGACGTACACCCGCATGCCGGACGCGGACGGGAGATAA
- a CDS encoding energy-coupling factor ABC transporter ATP-binding protein — translation MSHHLVETIDLCFSYPDSPPALNGVSLRITHGESVAVVGGNGAGKSTLLLHLNGLLTPSSGQVRVGDIPVTPKTVARVRESVGMVFQQAEDQLFMPTVREDVAFGPLNMGLPPEEIRRRVEQALRDVHAEALADKMTHHLSGGEKRAVSIATVLSMSPDILVLDEPSANLDPASRRTLISLLRQFTHTKIIATHDLDMVMDLCTRCIVMKDGSILADAPVPDIFADRSLLEEARLEQPLSYLLMRQERQRNNSGAS, via the coding sequence ATGAGCCACCACCTTGTAGAAACCATTGACCTGTGTTTCAGCTACCCGGATTCCCCTCCGGCGCTGAACGGCGTCTCCCTGCGCATCACCCACGGGGAATCCGTTGCCGTCGTAGGCGGGAACGGCGCGGGGAAATCCACGCTGCTGCTCCACCTCAACGGTTTGCTGACTCCCTCCTCCGGCCAGGTACGGGTAGGGGACATTCCCGTGACCCCCAAAACCGTCGCACGCGTCCGGGAAAGCGTGGGAATGGTCTTCCAGCAGGCGGAAGACCAGCTATTCATGCCTACTGTCCGGGAAGACGTGGCTTTCGGGCCGCTCAACATGGGGCTCCCCCCGGAGGAAATCCGCCGCCGCGTGGAACAGGCCCTGCGGGATGTTCACGCGGAAGCCCTGGCAGACAAAATGACCCATCACCTTTCCGGAGGGGAAAAACGGGCCGTCTCCATCGCCACGGTCCTCTCCATGAGCCCGGACATCCTGGTGCTGGACGAACCGAGCGCCAACCTGGACCCCGCCTCCCGCCGTACCCTCATCAGCCTGTTGCGCCAGTTCACCCATACCAAAATCATTGCTACCCATGATCTGGACATGGTCATGGATCTGTGCACGCGCTGCATCGTAATGAAAGACGGCTCCATCCTGGCAGACGCTCCCGTTCCGGACATCTTCGCGGACCGCTCCCTGCTGGAAGAAGCGCGCCTGGAACAACCCCTCAGCTACCTCCTGATGCGGCAGGAGAGGCAACGGAACAATTCCGGAGCATCCTGA
- a CDS encoding magnesium transporter CorA family protein, producing the protein MIRLYRQTPEGIERTTQVDAAEQHLDSVFWIDLLTPEPAEIKFVERLCGLEMPTYDEMREIEATSRLYTEDGARFMTTTVLSRVDTESPSLSEITFVLMGAKIITIRHSDSYSFRVFSHQLLRQKQISRDQVFTGLLETIVDRQADVLERFGAELDRLSKNIFRRDEPEGKSSKRVPVSSALRLTLQDLGRVGDLLTRQRDCLVNLLRLLTYASNEEALDDTNSTLYIKLRPLSRDVTSLSEYANFLSSNVNFMLDAVLGLINIEQNEIVKIFTVAAVVFMPPTLIASIYGMNFAHMPGLENEYGYYISLVVMLVSIILPLVYFRSRRLL; encoded by the coding sequence ATGATCCGGCTCTATCGTCAAACCCCGGAAGGCATTGAGCGCACCACCCAGGTGGATGCGGCGGAACAGCACTTGGATTCCGTCTTCTGGATTGACCTCCTTACCCCGGAACCGGCGGAAATCAAGTTTGTGGAACGCCTCTGCGGGCTGGAAATGCCGACCTATGACGAAATGCGGGAGATTGAGGCCACCAGCCGTCTGTACACGGAAGACGGGGCGCGCTTCATGACCACCACGGTTCTCAGCCGGGTGGATACGGAATCCCCCTCCCTGTCGGAAATCACCTTCGTCCTCATGGGGGCTAAAATCATCACTATCCGCCATTCGGACTCCTATTCCTTCCGCGTTTTTTCCCACCAGCTCCTGCGCCAGAAGCAGATCAGCCGGGACCAGGTTTTCACCGGTCTTCTGGAAACCATCGTGGACCGGCAGGCGGACGTGCTGGAACGTTTCGGCGCGGAACTGGACCGCCTTTCCAAAAACATTTTCCGCCGGGACGAACCTGAGGGAAAATCCAGCAAGCGTGTGCCCGTCTCCAGCGCCCTGCGCCTGACGCTCCAGGATCTGGGCCGCGTGGGCGACCTGCTCACCCGCCAGCGGGACTGCCTGGTCAACCTTCTGCGCCTGCTCACATACGCCAGCAATGAAGAGGCTCTGGACGACACCAACTCCACGCTGTACATCAAGCTGCGCCCTCTGAGCCGTGACGTCACCTCCCTTTCCGAATACGCCAACTTTCTTTCCAGCAACGTCAACTTCATGCTGGACGCCGTTCTGGGCCTCATCAACATCGAACAGAACGAAATCGTTAAAATCTTCACCGTGGCGGCCGTGGTCTTTATGCCGCCCACTCTGATCGCCAGCATTTACGGCATGAACTTCGCCCACATGCCCGGCCTGGAAAACGAATACGGCTACTACATCTCCCTGGTGGTCATGCTCGTTTCCATCATTCTTCCCCTGGTTTACTTCAGAAGCAGGCGCCTGCTTTGA
- a CDS encoding energy-coupling factor ABC transporter permease gives MHMADGFISPAAGCTMWAASAAMTMLCAHKVRQEKEMRLVPLMGVLGAFIFACQMLNFTIPGTGSSGHLGGGLILAILLGPYAGFLVMAAILAVQALFFADGGLLALGCNIFNMGFFSCLVAYPFIYRPLAGKHPGTGRITLSSVTAAVIGLQMGAFAVVLETTASGISALPFAQFVELMLPIHLAIGAVEGLATAAVVIFISKAQPSLLRPADLETGTAKKASWTVLGIFAVAALLCGAALSWFASAYPDGLEWSVAGVTGSEEARLAEPSPLHQSLETVQAATAIMPDYAFPAGDGANTAETESASSIVNPETSMAGVLGSAIIAALIFAAGFLFGRKPHSRCPR, from the coding sequence ATGCATATGGCGGACGGCTTCATCTCACCGGCGGCAGGCTGTACCATGTGGGCGGCTTCCGCTGCAATGACAATGCTCTGCGCGCACAAAGTCAGGCAGGAAAAAGAAATGCGGCTCGTCCCGCTCATGGGCGTGCTGGGGGCCTTCATCTTCGCCTGCCAGATGCTGAATTTCACCATTCCGGGCACCGGATCCAGCGGCCATCTGGGCGGCGGCCTCATCCTGGCAATTCTTTTGGGACCGTATGCGGGTTTTCTGGTCATGGCGGCCATCCTGGCGGTGCAGGCGCTTTTCTTTGCGGACGGAGGGCTGCTGGCCCTGGGCTGCAACATCTTCAACATGGGCTTCTTCTCCTGCCTGGTGGCCTACCCCTTCATTTACAGGCCCCTGGCCGGCAAACACCCCGGCACGGGCCGTATTACGCTGTCCAGCGTCACCGCCGCCGTCATCGGGCTTCAGATGGGAGCCTTCGCCGTCGTCCTGGAAACAACGGCCTCCGGCATCTCAGCACTGCCCTTCGCCCAATTCGTGGAACTGATGCTGCCCATTCATCTGGCCATCGGCGCCGTAGAAGGGCTTGCTACGGCCGCCGTCGTCATCTTCATCAGCAAGGCACAGCCATCCCTGCTGCGCCCGGCCGATTTGGAAACCGGAACCGCCAAAAAAGCATCTTGGACCGTGTTGGGCATCTTTGCGGTAGCGGCCCTGCTCTGCGGGGCCGCCCTCTCCTGGTTCGCCTCCGCCTATCCTGACGGACTGGAATGGTCTGTAGCCGGCGTCACCGGGTCGGAAGAAGCCAGATTGGCGGAACCGTCCCCCCTCCATCAAAGTCTGGAAACCGTCCAGGCGGCCACCGCCATCATGCCGGATTACGCCTTTCCCGCCGGTGACGGGGCAAACACCGCAGAAACGGAATCCGCTTCTTCCATTGTCAACCCTGAAACGAGCATGGCCGGCGTGCTGGGAAGCGCCATTATCGCAGCCCTTATTTTTGCGGCCGGTTTCCTGTTCGGCAGAAAACCGCACAGCCGCTGCCCCCGCTGA
- the ispE gene encoding 4-(cytidine 5'-diphospho)-2-C-methyl-D-erythritol kinase: protein MISCKAPCKVNVSLRILGKRPDGFHEVDTVMVPLDLCDVLEFSPAARLEMSCDAPGVPLDESNLIMKAGRLMERELGRPMPWHVRLVKKVPHGAGLGGGSSDAACVLRTLNELERGGLSRERLAELGGEIGSDVGFFIYGAASRCTGRGEKVEPLPEWKDWRPRIVLLKPSFGVSTPDAYRRWSGSRELPGIPYGEQDVDGHVLVNDLERPVFEKHLFLAEMKRWLVGRPGVRGAMMSGSGSTMFAVVEDEGAGRALMEDAARELDPTLWMWSGLVMQDDVR, encoded by the coding sequence ATGATCAGTTGCAAGGCTCCGTGCAAAGTGAACGTTTCCCTCCGCATTCTGGGAAAGAGGCCGGACGGCTTCCATGAGGTGGATACGGTGATGGTTCCCCTGGATTTGTGCGATGTGCTGGAGTTTTCCCCGGCGGCCCGTCTGGAAATGAGCTGTGACGCTCCGGGTGTGCCTCTGGATGAAAGCAACCTGATCATGAAAGCGGGACGTCTGATGGAGCGGGAGCTGGGAAGGCCCATGCCGTGGCATGTCCGCCTGGTGAAGAAGGTGCCCCATGGCGCGGGGCTGGGCGGCGGCAGCAGTGACGCCGCATGCGTGCTGCGCACCCTCAATGAGCTGGAACGCGGAGGTTTGTCCCGGGAGCGTCTGGCGGAGCTGGGCGGGGAAATCGGTTCCGACGTGGGGTTTTTCATTTATGGCGCGGCGAGCCGCTGCACCGGGCGCGGGGAGAAGGTGGAGCCTTTGCCGGAGTGGAAGGATTGGCGTCCCAGGATTGTCTTATTAAAGCCGTCGTTTGGTGTTTCCACGCCGGACGCCTACCGCCGCTGGTCCGGTTCCCGGGAATTGCCCGGCATTCCCTACGGGGAGCAGGATGTGGACGGCCATGTGCTGGTCAATGATCTGGAAAGGCCCGTATTTGAAAAGCATTTATTCCTGGCGGAAATGAAGCGCTGGCTGGTGGGGCGCCCCGGGGTGCGCGGCGCCATGATGTCCGGTTCCGGTTCCACCATGTTCGCCGTGGTGGAGGATGAAGGAGCCGGACGCGCGCTGATGGAGGATGCCGCCCGGGAGCTGGACCCCACTTTATGGATGTGGTCCGGCCTGGTGATGCAGGATGACGTGCGGTAA
- a CDS encoding pyridoxine 5'-phosphate synthase yields the protein MLLGVNIDHIATLRQARYATMLDSFNVEPSVLDAAYAAQRGGADSITLHVRGDRRHMQDADALSVRESVALPLNLEMGNTPEMVDFALRLKPDYICMVPEKREEITTEGGLDAVFHEKELAPTMARMADNGIQVSLFIDPEAAQVEAAARLGAPMIELHTGCFANHSGKERAAELARLKRAVELAHSLGIQVNAGHGINYQNLEQLLAGVPYLHELNIGHTIVSRALFVGMEQAVREMRQAIDRLN from the coding sequence ATGCTGCTAGGTGTAAATATAGACCACATCGCCACATTGAGGCAGGCCCGCTATGCGACCATGCTGGATTCCTTCAATGTGGAGCCGAGTGTTTTGGATGCCGCTTATGCGGCGCAAAGGGGCGGGGCGGATTCCATCACCCTCCATGTCCGGGGCGACCGCCGCCACATGCAGGATGCGGATGCCCTGAGCGTCCGGGAGAGCGTGGCTCTTCCCCTGAACCTGGAAATGGGAAATACCCCGGAAATGGTGGATTTTGCCTTGCGGCTGAAACCGGACTATATCTGCATGGTTCCGGAGAAACGCGAGGAAATCACTACGGAAGGCGGCCTGGACGCCGTTTTTCATGAGAAGGAACTGGCTCCGACCATGGCAAGAATGGCCGACAACGGTATACAGGTGAGCCTGTTCATTGACCCGGAAGCGGCTCAGGTGGAGGCTGCCGCCCGTCTGGGCGCCCCCATGATTGAGCTGCATACCGGATGTTTTGCCAACCATTCCGGCAAGGAGCGCGCTGCGGAACTGGCCCGTCTGAAACGCGCTGTGGAACTGGCCCATTCCCTGGGCATCCAGGTGAATGCGGGCCATGGCATCAATTACCAGAATCTGGAACAGTTGCTGGCTGGCGTCCCTTACCTGCATGAGCTGAATATCGGCCATACGATTGTCTCCCGCGCTCTTTTTGTGGGGATGGAACAGGCCGTGAGGGAAATGCGCCAGGCGATCGACCGCCTGAACTGA
- the rplI gene encoding 50S ribosomal protein L9 — translation MATMEVILATKIEGLGAEADLVTVKAGYGRNYLIPKGLAHEATASNRRFIANLQAARAKREAEELSAAQEVAAKISGLTVDLTLEVGQGGKAFGAITNQNIHDALTAQGVEVDRRAIELEKPIKSEGEHEVVIKVHPQVEATLKVVVKENA, via the coding sequence ATGGCAACGATGGAAGTAATTCTCGCAACAAAAATTGAAGGGCTCGGCGCAGAAGCCGACCTGGTGACCGTTAAGGCTGGCTATGGCCGCAACTACCTCATTCCCAAGGGTCTGGCCCACGAAGCAACGGCATCCAACCGCCGTTTCATCGCCAATCTTCAGGCCGCCCGCGCCAAGCGCGAAGCGGAAGAACTCAGCGCCGCTCAGGAAGTGGCCGCCAAGATCAGCGGACTGACCGTAGACCTCACTCTTGAAGTGGGCCAGGGCGGCAAGGCGTTCGGCGCCATCACCAACCAGAACATTCACGATGCCCTGACCGCTCAGGGAGTGGAAGTGGACCGCCGGGCTATTGAACTCGAAAAACCGATCAAGAGCGAAGGCGAACACGAAGTCGTCATCAAGGTGCATCCCCAGGTGGAAGCCACGCTCAAGGTGGTCGTCAAGGAAAACGCCTAA
- the purH gene encoding bifunctional phosphoribosylaminoimidazolecarboxamide formyltransferase/IMP cyclohydrolase, producing MAIQRALISVSDKTGLEGFAKGLHEFGVELISTGGTAAFLKGLGLPVIEISDYTGEPELFEGRLKTLHPMVHGGLLHRRDNEEHVRQAKENGIKPIDLVCVNLYPFEETVARPGVTLEEAIEKIDIGGPSMLRSAAKNYASVTVVSDPADYARILDEMQTHKGDTTLKTRENLAVKVFMRTSNYDNAITNYLGHQSAESTKGSFCICAPLYQELRYGDNPHQEASLYGSFGDIFHQLQGKELSYTNVLDIEGAAELITQFRRPTVGILKHTNPCGVGQDDEDLRNAWQKAFETDTQAPFGGVIVVNRPMTEGLARVLSAIFTDVIIAPEYDAEARAILQKKKNCRIIRMNTEAWMQARREPIIRSAPGGFMTMKRDTDVMGLDNLEAKVVTKRPPTEEELTAMRFNWRVVKQVHSNAIVFGGTDRTLGIGAGQMSRVDSARIAVWKAGQAGLDLKGSVVASDAMFPFADGLQVAIDAGATACIQPGGSIRDEEVIAAADAAGIAMVFTGHRHFLH from the coding sequence ATGGCTATTCAGCGCGCATTGATATCCGTTTCCGACAAGACGGGCCTGGAGGGGTTTGCCAAGGGCCTGCATGAGTTTGGAGTAGAGCTTATTTCCACTGGCGGGACCGCCGCCTTCCTGAAAGGCCTGGGCCTTCCGGTGATTGAGATTTCCGACTATACCGGAGAGCCTGAGTTGTTTGAAGGGCGCCTGAAGACGCTGCATCCCATGGTGCACGGGGGCCTGCTGCACCGCCGCGACAATGAGGAGCATGTGCGCCAGGCCAAGGAAAACGGCATCAAGCCCATCGACCTGGTTTGCGTGAACCTGTATCCTTTTGAAGAAACCGTCGCCAGGCCCGGAGTCACGCTGGAGGAAGCGATTGAAAAGATAGATATCGGCGGGCCGTCCATGCTCCGTTCCGCCGCCAAGAATTACGCTTCCGTCACGGTGGTTTCGGACCCCGCGGATTACGCGCGCATTCTGGATGAAATGCAGACCCACAAGGGGGACACGACCCTGAAAACCCGTGAAAACCTGGCGGTGAAGGTGTTTATGCGCACCTCCAATTACGATAACGCCATCACGAATTATCTTGGCCACCAGAGCGCGGAAAGCACCAAGGGCAGCTTCTGCATCTGCGCTCCCCTGTATCAGGAATTGCGTTACGGGGACAACCCCCACCAGGAAGCCAGCCTGTACGGCAGCTTCGGGGACATTTTCCACCAGCTCCAGGGCAAGGAGCTTTCCTATACGAACGTGCTGGACATTGAAGGGGCCGCCGAGCTGATTACCCAGTTCCGCCGCCCGACGGTGGGCATTTTGAAGCACACGAACCCCTGCGGCGTGGGCCAGGACGACGAAGACCTGCGCAACGCATGGCAGAAGGCTTTTGAAACGGATACGCAGGCCCCCTTCGGCGGCGTGATCGTGGTCAACCGCCCGATGACGGAAGGCCTGGCCCGTGTGCTGAGCGCCATTTTCACGGATGTCATCATCGCTCCGGAGTATGATGCGGAAGCCCGCGCCATTCTCCAGAAAAAGAAAAATTGCCGCATCATCCGCATGAACACGGAAGCCTGGATGCAGGCGCGCCGCGAACCCATCATCCGTTCCGCGCCCGGCGGATTCATGACCATGAAGCGGGATACGGACGTGATGGGTCTGGACAATCTGGAGGCCAAGGTGGTGACCAAGCGCCCCCCGACCGAGGAAGAATTGACCGCCATGCGTTTCAACTGGCGCGTCGTGAAGCAGGTTCATTCCAACGCCATCGTTTTTGGCGGCACGGACCGCACGCTTGGCATCGGCGCCGGGCAGATGAGCCGTGTGGATTCCGCCCGCATTGCCGTCTGGAAGGCCGGACAGGCCGGACTGGATCTGAAGGGCAGCGTTGTAGCGTCTGACGCCATGTTCCCGTTTGCGGACGGTCTCCAGGTCGCCATTGACGCCGGAGCCACCGCCTGCATCCAGCCCGGAGGCTCCATCCGCGACGAGGAAGTGATTGCCGCCGCTGACGCCGCAGGAATTGCCATGGTATTTACGGGACACCGGCATTTCCTCCATTAA
- the argB gene encoding acetylglutamate kinase, producing MDSKITRLIEQASVIVGALPYLQAYRDKTFLIKFGGSAMDDARLVKKLMRDIVLLEVLGFNPVIVHGGGKAISKAMAEAGLEARFVNGLRVTTPEAISIVERTLSGTINPGLVQMFRDYGGKGVGIPGTEIFVGERIHEKDEQGNPIDIGEVGNVIGCLTERITEALELQITPIVSPLAKELGTHKPLNVNADLAAAALAKELKPVKLIYISDVPGIMKDPSDPSTLIKSVTRTEALDLIKDGTVSGGMIPKIHSAIDALNAGVRKVHFIDGRLPHTLLLEIFTPDGIGTEIIREQR from the coding sequence ATGGACTCCAAAATCACCCGCCTGATTGAACAGGCCTCCGTCATTGTCGGCGCCCTCCCCTACCTCCAGGCCTACAGGGACAAAACATTCCTCATTAAATTCGGCGGCAGCGCCATGGATGACGCCCGCCTGGTCAAGAAGCTCATGCGGGACATCGTTCTGCTGGAGGTCCTGGGCTTCAACCCCGTGATCGTCCACGGCGGAGGCAAAGCCATTTCCAAGGCGATGGCGGAGGCGGGGCTGGAAGCCCGTTTCGTCAACGGGCTCCGCGTCACGACTCCGGAAGCCATTTCCATCGTGGAACGCACCCTCTCCGGAACCATCAATCCCGGCCTGGTCCAAATGTTCCGCGACTACGGCGGCAAGGGCGTAGGCATCCCCGGCACGGAAATCTTCGTGGGGGAACGCATCCATGAAAAAGATGAACAGGGCAACCCCATAGATATCGGTGAAGTGGGCAACGTCATCGGTTGTCTGACGGAGCGCATCACGGAAGCGCTGGAACTTCAGATCACTCCCATCGTCTCTCCGCTGGCAAAAGAGCTGGGAACCCATAAACCGCTCAATGTGAACGCAGACCTGGCGGCAGCCGCCCTGGCCAAGGAACTCAAGCCGGTGAAGCTTATTTATATCTCCGATGTCCCCGGAATCATGAAAGACCCTTCGGATCCCTCCACCCTCATTAAATCCGTCACGCGTACGGAAGCCCTCGACCTCATCAAGGACGGCACCGTGTCCGGCGGCATGATTCCCAAAATCCACTCCGCCATTGACGCCCTGAACGCGGGCGTGCGCAAAGTGCATTTCATTGACGGACGCCTGCCCCATACCCTGCTGCTGGAAATTTTCACTCCGGACGGCATCGGCACGGAAATCATCCGTGAACAACGCTGA
- a CDS encoding ATP-dependent DNA helicase, whose translation MKAAGEEGVEGASAFEAYVHRAFAPDGLFSRARDFEYRAEQQSMALAVARALQVDAPLLVEAGTGVGKSLGYLLPAVKFALDFDRKAVISTHTINLQEQLFNKDIPLLRTALGIDFSAALLKGRQNYLCHTRLRRALAQMDSLFTQGEAAELKRIQDWALRTQDGTLSDMAFRPSSKVWAMVCSEPHACSMRHCGPSCPYQIARKRVLEAKVVVLNHTLFFGLMAQAEDSEEAGFVFPGDFVILDEAHMIENIAARQLGVQLSEPHLNYELLRMYNPRTHKGLLKPLNNPALFQRVQDVMDASGLFFQNARDDLGFAGSGKIVRILQPEWSQDILSQPLMELIGELKTEREKQEENAAVKDELADMAARMEEAQASLKALMDMTEEGHVYWAERSGPDGRNMSVCSAPVEVGDILRERLFSAGRSAILTSATLGTGDADMSYFAGRVGAESVRKLQIGSPFNYREQMRLIVARSMPEPDQPEYAEVLPEWIKRYLAESRGRAFVLFTSYRLMVQAAEKVRPFCEEQGWTLYVQGQDMQRHAMLEAFRKDVDSVLFGTDSFWTGVDVPGESLSNVIVTRLPFEVPDHPLVESRFESIRERGGNPFYEYSVPVAILKLRQGVGRLIRTRSDSGMVVILDPRVATKRYGMRFLKSLPEARLEFV comes from the coding sequence ATGAAGGCCGCCGGGGAAGAGGGCGTGGAAGGCGCTAGCGCTTTTGAGGCTTATGTCCACCGGGCATTTGCCCCGGACGGGCTGTTTTCCCGCGCCAGGGATTTTGAATACCGGGCGGAGCAGCAGAGCATGGCTCTGGCTGTGGCGAGGGCGCTCCAGGTGGATGCCCCCCTGCTGGTGGAGGCCGGCACAGGCGTGGGCAAGTCCCTGGGGTATTTGCTGCCGGCGGTGAAGTTTGCCCTGGATTTTGACCGGAAGGCGGTGATTTCCACGCATACCATCAATTTGCAGGAGCAGTTGTTCAACAAGGATATTCCGTTGCTGCGCACCGCCCTGGGGATTGATTTTTCCGCCGCCCTGCTGAAGGGAAGGCAGAATTACCTGTGCCATACCCGTCTGCGGCGTGCTCTGGCGCAGATGGATTCCCTCTTTACGCAGGGTGAGGCCGCGGAGTTGAAGAGGATCCAGGACTGGGCCCTGAGAACGCAGGACGGCACCCTGAGCGATATGGCATTCCGGCCGTCTTCCAAGGTATGGGCTATGGTATGCAGCGAACCGCATGCGTGCAGCATGCGCCATTGCGGCCCTTCCTGCCCGTACCAGATAGCCCGCAAGCGGGTTCTGGAGGCCAAAGTGGTGGTGCTTAACCATACCCTGTTTTTCGGGCTGATGGCCCAGGCGGAGGATTCCGAGGAGGCGGGGTTCGTGTTTCCCGGAGATTTTGTGATTCTGGACGAGGCCCATATGATTGAGAACATCGCCGCCCGCCAGCTTGGCGTCCAGCTCTCGGAACCGCATTTGAATTATGAGTTGCTGCGGATGTACAATCCGCGCACGCACAAGGGATTGCTGAAACCGCTGAACAATCCGGCCCTGTTCCAGAGGGTTCAGGACGTCATGGACGCCTCCGGCCTGTTTTTCCAGAATGCGCGGGATGACCTGGGGTTTGCGGGTTCCGGAAAGATTGTCCGCATTCTTCAGCCGGAGTGGTCTCAGGATATTCTTTCACAGCCTTTGATGGAATTGATCGGGGAATTGAAAACGGAGAGGGAGAAGCAGGAGGAAAATGCGGCCGTGAAGGATGAACTGGCGGATATGGCCGCCCGGATGGAGGAGGCGCAGGCTTCCCTGAAGGCGCTGATGGACATGACGGAGGAAGGTCACGTATATTGGGCGGAGCGGTCCGGTCCGGATGGAAGGAACATGAGCGTGTGCTCCGCGCCCGTGGAGGTGGGGGATATTTTGAGGGAACGCCTGTTTTCCGCCGGACGTTCCGCCATTCTGACTTCCGCCACGCTGGGGACCGGAGATGCGGACATGAGTTATTTTGCGGGGCGCGTAGGGGCGGAAAGCGTTCGGAAGCTTCAGATCGGAAGCCCGTTCAATTACCGGGAGCAGATGCGGCTGATTGTAGCCCGTTCCATGCCGGAGCCGGACCAGCCGGAGTATGCGGAAGTTCTGCCGGAATGGATTAAAAGGTATCTGGCGGAGTCCCGCGGCAGGGCTTTCGTGCTGTTCACCAGCTATCGGCTGATGGTCCAAGCGGCGGAGAAAGTGCGCCCTTTTTGCGAGGAACAGGGCTGGACGCTGTATGTGCAGGGGCAGGATATGCAGCGGCATGCCATGCTGGAGGCGTTCCGGAAGGATGTGGACAGCGTGCTTTTCGGAACGGACAGTTTCTGGACCGGGGTGGATGTGCCGGGAGAATCTCTTTCCAACGTTATTGTCACGCGCCTGCCGTTTGAAGTGCCGGATCATCCGCTTGTGGAGTCCCGCTTTGAGAGTATCAGGGAACGCGGGGGGAATCCGTTTTACGAATATTCCGTGCCTGTAGCCATTTTGAAGCTGCGGCAGGGGGTAGGGCGGCTGATCCGCACCAGGAGCGATTCCGGCATGGTGGTGATTCTTGATCCGCGCGTAGCTACCAAGAGGTATGGGATGCGTTTTCTCAAGTCCCTGCCGGAAGCCCGGCTGGAGTTTGTATGA